From the Jilunia laotingensis genome, the window CTATTGCTGTGAAAGCAGGAGGACCGGACCCTGAGAATAATCCGCACTTGCGTGCTGTGGTTGCCACTGCAAAACGCGAGAACATGCCCAAGGATAACGTAGAACGCGCTATCAAGAATGCAATGGGCAAAGACCAGAAAGACTATAAAGAGATGAATTATGAAGGATACGGACCTTTTGGAATTGCTGTATTCGTAGAAACCGCAACGGACAACACGACCCGTACGGTGGCTAATGTACGTAGCATATTCAATAAATTCGGGGGCTCGTTAGGTACATCCGGCAGTCTTGATTTCATGTTCTCTTGGAAGTCAATGTTTACCATCACCAAGAAAGAGGGGTTGGAGATGGATGATCTGATTCTTGAATTAATAGATTATGGAGTAGAGGATGAGTATGATGAGGATGAAGATGAAGTAACGATCTATGGTGATCCTAAATCATTCGCCCAAATTCAGAAATATCTGGAAGATAATGGCTTTGAAGTGAAAGGTGCCGAATTTACTCGTATTCCAAATGACGAGAAAGATGTGACGGAAGAACAACGCACTACCATCGATAAAATGGTGGAACGTTTGGAAGAGGACGAGGATGTTCAGAATGTTTATACAAACATGAAGCCGGCCCAAGACGAAGAATAATGAAAAATATCTATAAAACTCATGGC encodes:
- a CDS encoding YebC/PmpR family DNA-binding transcriptional regulator yields the protein MGRAFEYRKATKLKRWGNMARTFTRIGKQIAIAVKAGGPDPENNPHLRAVVATAKRENMPKDNVERAIKNAMGKDQKDYKEMNYEGYGPFGIAVFVETATDNTTRTVANVRSIFNKFGGSLGTSGSLDFMFSWKSMFTITKKEGLEMDDLILELIDYGVEDEYDEDEDEVTIYGDPKSFAQIQKYLEDNGFEVKGAEFTRIPNDEKDVTEEQRTTIDKMVERLEEDEDVQNVYTNMKPAQDEE